A single window of Longimicrobiales bacterium DNA harbors:
- a CDS encoding HAD family hydrolase — protein sequence MKDLILVDFDDTLVDTGPRFQNARRALLALMGEAGFAEEAAYDVLYNQVDPGMRAQYGLGPRRIEPSFVATYERLCELYGIARDQDVAARAAELGRGVYGPPPAFEGALDALRRLSARLPTVVYTQSGDMQYQLECVRGAGIIDIVREDRVHVCDRKDAEMFVRTLSMYGVDNPARAWMVGNSMRSDINPALESGANAILVETKDPWEYDLVDPVSDLFHRVPSFPHAVDLLLS from the coding sequence TTGAAGGATCTGATCCTCGTCGATTTCGATGACACGCTGGTCGACACCGGGCCGCGATTCCAGAACGCGCGGCGCGCGCTGCTGGCACTCATGGGCGAGGCAGGATTCGCCGAAGAGGCGGCCTACGACGTACTGTACAACCAGGTGGACCCCGGCATGCGGGCACAGTACGGTCTCGGACCGCGGCGGATCGAGCCGTCGTTCGTCGCCACCTACGAGCGGCTGTGTGAGCTGTATGGTATCGCGCGTGACCAGGACGTCGCGGCGCGTGCCGCGGAGCTGGGTCGTGGCGTGTACGGCCCGCCGCCCGCGTTCGAGGGTGCGCTCGATGCACTGCGCCGGCTGTCTGCGCGGCTGCCGACCGTGGTCTATACGCAGAGCGGGGACATGCAGTACCAGCTCGAGTGCGTGCGTGGCGCGGGCATCATTGATATCGTCAGGGAGGACCGTGTCCACGTATGTGACCGCAAGGACGCGGAGATGTTCGTGCGCACGCTGAGCATGTACGGTGTCGACAATCCCGCACGGGCGTGGATGGTCGGCAACAGCATGCGGAGTGACATCAACCCAGCGCTGGAGTCCGGCGCCAACGCGATACTGGTGGAGACAAAAGACCCATGGGAGTACGACCTGGTCGACCCGGTTTCCGACCTGTTCCACAGAGTGCCGTCCTTCCCGCACGCAGTGGACCTGCTGCTTTCATGA